In Deltaproteobacteria bacterium, a genomic segment contains:
- a CDS encoding DUF3604 domain-containing protein, with product MLQRIALSLAVLAFAAAGSAQQTQLLWGDTHLHTSFSPDAYVFGNRTANPDDAYRFAKGLPMVHPYHKARIQLDRPLDFLVVSDHAEMLGVPYKLFGGDPALAATDTGKRWLERMSAGDITSVFQEFMRAVNDNVPIADFGGDISRSIWEESTAITESHNQPGKFTSFVGWEWTSMPDGRNLHRVVFTPASAAAAQKFLPFSNFDSDQPEGLWRWFEQQAAAGNDFISIPHNSNLSDGMMFDEVDSAGRPISADYARTRARWEPIVEVTQIKGDSETRAELSPSDELAGFEIFDYLLKAQPDGALPPAPPPKAGSYARTALLRGLEIESRAGINPYKFGVIGSTDAHTSASSPDEDNFHGKTARDSIPESKFVENGSVPYSRMSASGLAGVWAAANTRDAIFAAFRRKEVYATTGPRIAVRFFGGFGFKPSDARAKDVASVGYAKGVPMGGDLTSAPRGRAPAFLVHVAKDPVGANLDRVQIVKGWLGADGKARERVYDIAWSGDRKPGADGKLPAVGSSVDVATGKFANTIGAAQLAVVWRDPDFDPAQRAFYYVRALQIPTPRHTLYDALALKLGHPADPPAVLQERAYTSAIWYTP from the coding sequence ATGCTTCAGCGCATCGCGCTCTCGCTCGCCGTGCTCGCGTTCGCCGCTGCTGGCTCGGCGCAGCAGACGCAGCTGTTATGGGGAGACACTCACCTCCACACGTCGTTCTCTCCCGACGCGTACGTCTTCGGCAACCGCACCGCGAACCCCGACGATGCCTACCGCTTCGCGAAGGGCCTGCCGATGGTCCACCCCTATCACAAGGCGCGCATCCAGCTGGATCGCCCGCTCGACTTCCTCGTCGTCTCCGATCACGCCGAGATGTTGGGCGTTCCGTACAAGCTGTTCGGCGGCGACCCGGCGCTCGCCGCCACGGATACCGGGAAGCGCTGGCTCGAGCGCATGAGTGCGGGCGACATCACGAGCGTGTTCCAGGAGTTCATGCGCGCGGTGAACGACAACGTCCCGATCGCGGACTTCGGCGGCGACATCTCGCGCTCGATCTGGGAAGAGAGCACGGCGATCACGGAGAGCCACAACCAGCCCGGCAAGTTCACGAGCTTCGTCGGCTGGGAGTGGACCTCGATGCCCGATGGCCGGAATCTGCATCGCGTCGTGTTCACGCCCGCGAGCGCGGCGGCGGCGCAGAAGTTCCTCCCGTTCAGCAACTTCGACAGCGATCAGCCCGAAGGCCTTTGGCGCTGGTTCGAGCAGCAAGCGGCGGCGGGCAACGACTTCATCTCGATCCCGCACAACTCGAACCTGTCGGACGGGATGATGTTCGACGAAGTCGACAGCGCAGGCCGCCCGATCAGCGCCGACTACGCGCGCACGCGCGCGCGCTGGGAACCGATCGTCGAGGTGACGCAGATCAAGGGCGACTCGGAGACGCGCGCGGAGCTCTCGCCGAGCGACGAGCTCGCCGGCTTCGAGATCTTCGACTACTTGCTGAAGGCACAGCCGGATGGCGCGCTGCCTCCGGCGCCGCCGCCGAAGGCCGGCTCCTACGCGCGCACCGCGTTGTTGCGGGGCCTCGAGATCGAGTCGCGCGCGGGCATCAACCCCTACAAGTTCGGCGTGATCGGCTCGACCGACGCGCACACGAGCGCGTCGTCGCCCGACGAGGACAACTTCCACGGCAAGACCGCGCGCGACTCGATCCCCGAGAGCAAGTTCGTCGAGAACGGCAGCGTGCCCTATTCGCGGATGAGCGCTTCGGGCCTCGCCGGCGTGTGGGCCGCGGCGAACACGCGCGACGCGATCTTCGCCGCGTTCCGCCGCAAGGAGGTGTACGCGACCACTGGCCCGCGCATCGCGGTGCGCTTCTTCGGCGGCTTCGGGTTCAAGCCGAGCGATGCGCGCGCGAAGGACGTCGCGAGCGTCGGCTACGCGAAGGGCGTGCCGATGGGCGGCGACCTGACGAGCGCGCCGCGCGGCCGGGCGCCCGCGTTCCTCGTACACGTGGCGAAGGATCCCGTCGGCGCCAACCTCGATCGCGTGCAGATCGTGAAGGGCTGGCTCGGAGCGGACGGCAAAGCGCGCGAGCGCGTCTACGACATCGCGTGGTCGGGCGACCGCAAGCCCGGCGCGGACGGGAAGCTCCCGGCGGTGGGCAGCTCGGTCGATGTCGCGACCGGCAAGTTCGCGAACACGATCGGCGCCGCGCAGCTCGCTGTCGTGTGGCGCGACCCCGACTTCGATCCCGCGCAGCGCGCCTTCTACTACGTGCGCGCGCTCCAGATCCCGACGCCACGCCACACGCTCTACGACGCACTCGCGCTGAAGCTCGGCCATCCCGCGGACCCGCCCGCGGTGCTGCAGGAGCGCGCCTACACGAGCGCGATCTGGTACACGCCGTAG
- a CDS encoding HupE/UreJ family protein, translating into MSAHLGRTCTQARTWDVRAHRPRRLVVHLRPRCALLFALALLALASAARAHEARPLYVEVRESARGELAAQWRIPASVPRFDLPDVELSGCMLVGDRTEQHAGDAILRAARFRCTSASPELAVRYPLANPSIQTLIRFTRANGEVHTALLSPEESRWTPPALATKRGVAAQYMALGARHIADGVDHLLFLACLLLLARTPRRVVVTVTGFTLAHSVTLAASALDVVRLPSAPVETVIALSVVFVASELARAPRASLTRRAPVAVSSSFGLLHGFGFAGALREIGLPQTEIPTALLAFNAGVELGQLAFVAAAFALAALARRAWRERAELAALLPRAERAAAFGVGCLAAYWTVERVASFAAR; encoded by the coding sequence ATGAGCGCGCACCTGGGACGCACGTGCACCCAAGCGCGCACCTGGGACGTACGTGCACATCGTCCGCGCCGGCTCGTGGTGCACTTACGTCCCAGGTGCGCGCTCCTGTTCGCGCTCGCGCTGCTCGCCCTCGCGTCTGCGGCGCGCGCACACGAAGCCCGCCCGCTCTATGTCGAGGTGCGCGAGAGCGCGCGCGGCGAGCTGGCGGCGCAGTGGCGCATTCCGGCGAGCGTGCCGCGCTTCGATCTGCCGGACGTCGAGCTCAGCGGCTGCATGCTCGTCGGCGATCGCACCGAGCAGCACGCGGGCGACGCGATCCTGCGCGCAGCGCGCTTTCGCTGTACAAGTGCGAGCCCGGAACTCGCGGTGCGCTACCCGCTCGCGAATCCGTCGATCCAGACGCTGATTCGCTTCACGCGCGCGAACGGCGAGGTGCACACCGCGCTGCTCTCGCCCGAGGAGTCGCGCTGGACCCCGCCCGCGCTCGCGACGAAGCGGGGCGTCGCGGCGCAGTACATGGCGCTCGGCGCGCGGCACATCGCGGATGGCGTGGACCACCTGCTGTTCCTCGCGTGTCTGTTGTTATTGGCACGTACGCCGCGTCGCGTCGTCGTCACCGTCACGGGCTTCACGCTCGCGCACTCGGTCACGCTCGCGGCGTCGGCGCTCGACGTGGTGCGCCTCCCGAGCGCGCCGGTGGAGACCGTGATCGCGCTCTCGGTCGTGTTCGTCGCGAGCGAGCTCGCGCGCGCGCCGCGCGCATCGTTGACGCGGCGCGCGCCTGTCGCCGTGTCGAGCAGCTTCGGGCTGCTGCACGGCTTCGGCTTCGCGGGCGCGCTGCGCGAGATCGGTCTTCCGCAGACCGAGATTCCCACGGCGCTGCTCGCCTTCAACGCCGGGGTCGAGCTCGGGCAGCTCGCGTTCGTGGCGGCTGCGTTCGCGCTCGCAGCGCTCGCGCGGCGCGCGTGGCGCGAGCGGGCTGAGCTCGCGGCGCTGTTGCCACGCGCCGAACGCGCCGCCGCCTTCGGCGTGGGCTGCCTCGCCGCGTACTGGACGGTGGAGCGCGTCGCGTCTTTCGCAGCGCGCTGA
- a CDS encoding peptidyl-prolyl cis-trans isomerase yields MRALLREPLLHFALAGLALFALHRAIAGDPRDADERVIVVDRAALLEFVQYRSRAFDAGAAAHLYDGLSPTARQALRDDFVREEALHREAMRLGLARDDYVIRQRLVQKLEFALRGASAPAPISYAELASFYAAHAADYAEPASVTFTHVFFDAEQRGAEAALAAARAKLTALNRARVRFDEAPQHGDRFAFHVNYVERTHDFVASHFGAALADAVFALAPSEEWRGPYASPYGAHLVLVSARAPARTPELAEIRARVAEDAQREAGERALASAVAELIARYEVREAP; encoded by the coding sequence ATGCGCGCCCTGCTCCGCGAACCGCTGCTGCACTTCGCCCTCGCGGGCCTCGCACTGTTCGCGCTGCACCGCGCGATCGCGGGCGATCCGCGCGACGCGGACGAGCGCGTGATCGTGGTCGACCGCGCGGCGCTGCTCGAGTTCGTCCAGTACCGCTCGCGCGCCTTCGACGCGGGCGCCGCGGCCCATCTCTACGACGGGCTCTCGCCCACCGCGCGGCAGGCGCTGCGCGACGACTTCGTGCGCGAAGAGGCGCTGCACCGCGAGGCCATGCGGCTCGGCCTCGCGCGCGACGACTACGTGATCCGCCAGCGCCTCGTGCAGAAGCTCGAGTTCGCGCTGCGCGGAGCGAGCGCTCCCGCGCCGATCAGCTACGCCGAGCTCGCGTCTTTCTACGCCGCGCACGCCGCCGACTACGCGGAGCCGGCGAGCGTCACCTTCACGCACGTGTTCTTCGACGCCGAGCAGCGCGGCGCCGAGGCCGCGCTCGCGGCCGCGCGTGCGAAGCTCACCGCGCTGAACCGCGCGCGGGTGCGCTTCGACGAGGCCCCGCAGCACGGCGACCGCTTCGCGTTCCACGTGAACTACGTCGAGCGCACGCACGACTTCGTTGCGAGCCACTTCGGCGCGGCGCTGGCCGACGCCGTGTTCGCGCTCGCACCGAGCGAGGAGTGGCGCGGCCCGTACGCATCTCCCTACGGCGCGCACCTCGTGCTCGTGTCCGCGCGCGCACCCGCACGCACGCCCGAACTCGCCGAGATTCGCGCGCGCGTCGCCGAAGACGCCCAGCGCGAAGCCGGAGAGCGCGCGCTCGCGAGCGCCGTCGCCGAGCTGATCGCGCGCTACGAAGTGCGCGAGGCGCCATGA
- a CDS encoding LLM class flavin-dependent oxidoreductase, whose protein sequence is MQFSMIFEAQTSDPSPNGEQRVMRESVEQALLAEEMGFDRVWAVEHHCLKWYAHMSAPETFLAYVAGKTSRIRIGHGVVCLPYRMNHPVKVAERIGMLDILSNGRVDFGVGKGGTQQESGAFQTNVGDISPQLEASARMIPRMWREDMFEHSGDGMEIPRRPIHPKPVQQPHPPMFLACTREATLNQAGEWGVGALCLGFAGPEDIAKKNRIYRAALKRRTSATQVGEFTNEHLSALCPAIVLGDRDAAKKIGHRGQRYFAEAINHWYDPTGQAPQPRTFVDGDDADVLLQTGQAIVARLNEEKIEVGTETTGMYNPNNAYGNVADAIEYVERLIAAGADEIMFLLQMGTVPQDAILESIRNLGKHVIPKYRSAQRD, encoded by the coding sequence ATGCAGTTCTCGATGATCTTCGAAGCGCAGACCTCCGACCCGTCGCCGAATGGCGAGCAGCGCGTGATGCGCGAGTCGGTGGAGCAAGCGCTGCTCGCGGAGGAGATGGGCTTCGACCGCGTGTGGGCCGTCGAGCACCACTGTCTCAAGTGGTACGCGCACATGAGCGCGCCGGAGACGTTTCTCGCCTACGTCGCAGGCAAGACGAGCCGAATTCGCATCGGACATGGCGTGGTGTGCCTGCCGTATCGCATGAATCACCCGGTGAAGGTCGCCGAGCGCATCGGCATGCTCGACATCCTCTCGAACGGGCGCGTCGATTTCGGCGTCGGGAAGGGCGGTACGCAGCAAGAGAGCGGCGCGTTCCAAACGAACGTCGGCGACATCTCGCCGCAGCTCGAAGCGAGCGCGCGCATGATTCCGCGCATGTGGCGTGAGGATATGTTCGAGCACAGCGGCGATGGCATGGAGATTCCGCGGCGCCCGATTCACCCGAAGCCGGTGCAGCAGCCGCACCCGCCGATGTTTCTCGCGTGCACGCGCGAGGCGACGCTCAACCAAGCGGGCGAGTGGGGCGTGGGAGCGCTGTGCCTCGGCTTCGCGGGCCCCGAGGACATCGCGAAGAAGAACCGCATCTACCGCGCCGCGCTGAAGCGGCGCACGAGCGCGACGCAGGTGGGCGAATTCACGAACGAGCACCTCTCGGCGCTCTGCCCCGCGATCGTGTTAGGGGATCGCGACGCCGCGAAGAAGATCGGTCACCGCGGCCAGCGCTATTTCGCCGAAGCCATCAACCACTGGTACGACCCCACCGGCCAAGCCCCGCAGCCGCGCACGTTCGTCGACGGCGACGACGCGGACGTGCTGCTGCAAACCGGTCAGGCGATCGTCGCGCGGCTCAACGAGGAGAAGATCGAAGTCGGCACCGAGACGACGGGCATGTACAACCCGAACAACGCCTACGGGAACGTCGCCGACGCGATCGAGTACGTGGAGAGGCTGATCGCCGCCGGCGCCGACGAGATCATGTTCCTGCTGCAGATGGGCACCGTCCCGCAGGACGCGATCCTCGAGTCGATTCGGAACCTCGGGAAGCACGTGATCCCGAAGTATCGGAGCGCGCAGCGCGACTAA
- a CDS encoding phosphotransferase family protein, giving the protein MAEEVRGIDRERVSGWLAENLAGAKAPFAFELIAAGGSNLTYRVSDAAGARFALRRPPVAARIATAHDMAREWKIMAALAKSAVPVPSMLAYCADDAVNGAPFYVMSFVEGLILRNAQQAAVLDAQEKERATCSLIAVQAALHTLDVDAVGLGDLAKQRGGYVERQLARWRKQAEASTMRAIPHMAEVHARLARAIPREVARPALAHGDYRFDNVVMDAEQRVIAVLDWELCTIGDPIADFCWSLMYWAAPGAQNTWLQDPPTQAPGFCTRAEVCERYARATGFDLSKLAYYEAFSWWKMACLIEGVSARVKAGATGGMRSGSYESVIERADAYFARAEALSRAL; this is encoded by the coding sequence ATGGCGGAGGAAGTGCGCGGCATCGATCGAGAGCGCGTCTCGGGGTGGCTCGCGGAGAATCTTGCGGGCGCGAAGGCGCCGTTCGCGTTCGAGCTGATCGCCGCCGGCGGCTCCAATCTCACGTATCGCGTGAGCGACGCCGCGGGCGCGCGGTTCGCGCTGCGGCGCCCGCCCGTCGCCGCGCGCATCGCCACCGCGCACGACATGGCGCGCGAGTGGAAGATCATGGCGGCGCTCGCGAAGAGCGCGGTGCCGGTGCCGTCGATGCTCGCGTATTGCGCTGACGACGCGGTGAATGGCGCGCCCTTCTACGTGATGTCGTTCGTCGAGGGGCTGATCCTGCGCAACGCACAGCAGGCGGCCGTCCTCGATGCGCAGGAGAAAGAGCGCGCGACGTGCTCGCTGATCGCGGTACAGGCCGCGCTCCACACGCTCGACGTGGACGCGGTCGGCCTCGGCGATCTCGCGAAGCAGCGCGGCGGCTACGTGGAGCGGCAGCTCGCGCGCTGGCGCAAGCAGGCCGAGGCATCGACGATGCGCGCGATTCCGCACATGGCCGAGGTGCACGCCCGTCTCGCTCGCGCGATTCCGCGCGAAGTCGCGCGCCCCGCGCTCGCGCACGGCGACTATCGCTTCGACAACGTCGTGATGGACGCGGAGCAGCGCGTGATCGCCGTGCTCGACTGGGAGCTGTGCACGATCGGCGATCCCATCGCCGACTTCTGCTGGTCGCTCATGTACTGGGCGGCGCCGGGCGCGCAGAACACGTGGCTGCAGGATCCGCCCACGCAGGCGCCGGGCTTCTGCACCCGCGCCGAAGTGTGCGAGCGCTACGCGCGCGCGACGGGATTCGATCTCTCGAAGCTCGCTTATTACGAAGCCTTCTCGTGGTGGAAGATGGCGTGCCTCATCGAGGGCGTGTCGGCGCGCGTGAAGGCGGGCGCGACGGGCGGCATGCGCTCGGGCTCGTACGAGAGCGTGATCGAGCGCGCGGACGCGTACTTCGCGCGCGCGGAAGCGCTGTCGCGCGCGCTCTAG
- a CDS encoding cytochrome P450 — protein sequence MTRVIDYDPFSSAVLRDPYPIYKQLRDEAPALYLPKYDCWAISRFEDVWAISSDTARFTVSKGTASAQVVTREQPVTPMLNSTDPPVHSVLRAAVRPAFLPKQLREMEARVRDLVAELLAPAFARGGCDIVADVGSKLSTKVACLAIGLPLADGEYLRRLVERYFTHDPSQQGISADGWAAMGELNDYCLDRVREERAAPSRSGSALDALASIELGGARMPDAEAASHVSELIVGGSVTFPKVLASALVRLWEHPAQRAALARDPSGIADAFTEVVRYDMPTQFLCRTVTKPLSLHGQSLTPGQGVLMLYPSANRDEREFANPDVFDVTRKPLRIASFGAGQHACLGQHVAKLEGRLCLEAILARAREYSVDLSRAKRHDTEFVQGYERLPISF from the coding sequence GTGACGCGCGTGATCGACTACGACCCTTTCTCGTCGGCGGTGCTGCGCGACCCGTATCCGATCTACAAGCAGCTGCGCGACGAGGCGCCCGCGCTGTATCTGCCGAAGTACGACTGCTGGGCGATCTCGCGCTTCGAAGACGTGTGGGCGATCTCGAGCGACACCGCGCGCTTCACCGTCTCGAAGGGCACCGCGTCGGCGCAGGTCGTGACGCGCGAACAGCCCGTGACGCCGATGCTCAACTCCACGGATCCGCCCGTGCACTCCGTGCTGCGCGCCGCGGTGCGCCCCGCGTTCCTGCCGAAGCAGCTGCGCGAGATGGAGGCGCGCGTGCGCGATCTCGTCGCGGAACTGCTCGCGCCCGCGTTCGCGCGCGGCGGCTGCGACATCGTGGCGGACGTGGGCTCGAAGCTCTCGACGAAGGTGGCGTGCCTCGCGATCGGGCTGCCGCTCGCGGACGGTGAGTACCTGCGTCGCCTCGTGGAGCGATACTTCACGCACGACCCTTCGCAGCAAGGCATCTCCGCCGACGGCTGGGCCGCGATGGGCGAGCTGAATGACTACTGCCTCGATCGCGTGCGCGAGGAACGCGCGGCGCCGTCTCGCAGCGGCAGCGCGCTCGATGCGCTCGCCTCGATCGAGCTCGGCGGCGCGCGCATGCCCGACGCAGAGGCCGCATCCCACGTGAGCGAGCTGATCGTCGGCGGCAGCGTGACGTTCCCGAAGGTGCTCGCGAGCGCGCTGGTGCGGCTGTGGGAACACCCCGCGCAGCGCGCCGCGCTCGCGCGCGATCCGAGCGGCATCGCGGACGCGTTCACCGAGGTCGTGCGTTACGACATGCCCACGCAGTTCCTGTGCCGCACCGTGACGAAGCCGCTCTCGCTGCACGGCCAGTCCCTGACACCTGGGCAGGGCGTGCTGATGCTCTACCCCTCGGCCAATCGCGACGAGCGCGAGTTCGCGAACCCCGACGTGTTCGACGTGACGCGCAAGCCGCTGCGCATCGCTTCGTTCGGCGCGGGCCAACATGCCTGCCTCGGCCAGCACGTCGCGAAGCTCGAGGGCCGCCTCTGCCTCGAAGCCATCCTCGCGCGCGCGCGCGAGTACAGCGTCGACCTCTCGCGCGCGAAGCGGCACGACACCGAGTTCGTGCAGGGCTACGAGCGGCTGCCGATCTCGTTCTAG
- a CDS encoding cytochrome P450, with protein MLSYDPFSPDVIRDPYPFYKRLRDEAPAYYLAKYDCWALSRFDDIWSVSSDTQHFTATKGTASAQVVTKDQPVTPMLNSMDPPAHSKLRAVVRQCFLPKHLREVEPAVRAMLADLLAPQVASGGCDIVCDVAARLSIKVACMAIGLPAADGEYLHRLVQRFFQHDPAQQGISADGWAAMTEMTDYSLARVRDERRAPRGEPQALPALCGAELDGRKLTDEEIASHLTLLIVGGSETFPKTLANGLVRLWQHPDQRAQLVRDPSGIPDAYDEILRFDMPTQFLCRTVKREIVLHGETLRPDQGVLMLYPSANRDEREFANPDVFDVNRKPQRIASFGAGQHACLGTHVARLEGKLCLEAILAAAPNYSVDLAQAERFNTEFVQGYARLPIAF; from the coding sequence ATGCTTTCCTACGACCCGTTCTCGCCCGACGTGATTCGCGATCCCTACCCGTTCTACAAGCGTCTGCGCGACGAGGCGCCCGCGTACTACCTGGCGAAGTACGACTGCTGGGCGCTCTCGCGCTTCGACGACATCTGGAGCGTGTCGAGCGACACGCAGCACTTCACCGCCACGAAGGGCACGGCTTCGGCGCAGGTCGTTACGAAGGATCAGCCCGTCACGCCCATGCTCAACTCGATGGACCCGCCCGCGCACTCGAAGCTGCGCGCCGTCGTGCGGCAGTGCTTCTTGCCGAAGCATCTGCGCGAGGTCGAGCCCGCGGTGCGCGCGATGCTCGCCGATCTGCTCGCGCCGCAGGTCGCGAGCGGCGGCTGCGACATCGTGTGCGACGTCGCCGCGCGGCTCTCGATCAAGGTCGCGTGCATGGCGATCGGTCTGCCCGCTGCGGACGGGGAGTACTTGCACCGCCTCGTGCAGCGCTTCTTCCAGCACGATCCGGCGCAGCAGGGCATCTCCGCGGACGGCTGGGCCGCGATGACGGAGATGACGGACTACTCGCTCGCGCGCGTGCGCGACGAGCGGCGCGCGCCCCGCGGTGAGCCGCAGGCGCTGCCCGCGCTGTGCGGCGCCGAGCTCGACGGCCGCAAGCTCACGGACGAGGAGATCGCGTCACACCTCACGCTGCTGATCGTGGGCGGCAGCGAGACGTTCCCGAAGACGCTCGCGAACGGACTCGTGCGCTTGTGGCAGCACCCCGATCAGCGCGCGCAGCTCGTGCGCGACCCGAGCGGGATCCCCGACGCGTACGACGAGATCCTGCGCTTCGACATGCCGACGCAGTTCCTGTGCCGCACGGTGAAGCGCGAGATCGTGCTGCACGGCGAGACGCTGAGGCCCGATCAGGGCGTGCTGATGCTCTACCCCTCGGCGAATCGCGACGAGCGCGAGTTCGCGAACCCCGACGTGTTCGACGTGAACCGCAAGCCGCAGCGCATCGCGTCGTTCGGTGCGGGCCAGCACGCGTGCCTTGGCACGCACGTCGCGCGGCTCGAAGGCAAGCTGTGCCTCGAAGCGATCCTCGCCGCAGCCCCTAACTACTCGGTCGACCTCGCGCAGGCCGAGCGCTTCAACACGGAGTTCGTGCAGGGCTACGCGAGGCTCCCGATCGCATTCTGA